A segment of the Streptomyces sp. NBC_01235 genome:
TTCGTCCGCACGCTGGCCGAGCGGGGTATCGCGGCCCTGGTGATCGAGCTGGGCCCGCGCTTCACCCGGCTGCCCGCCGCCCTGGTCGAGACGGCACGCGCGACCGGCCTCCCCCTGGTCCAACTGCACCGCGAGGTGCCGTTCGTGACGGTGACGGAGGAGATCCACACCGAGATCGTCAACGGCCACTACGCGCTGCTCCAGCGGGCCGAGGAGGTGCACCGTCGCTGTACGGAGGCCCTGCTCGGCGGGGGCGGGATCCCGCAGGTGCTGGGCATTCTGGCGGACTTCAGCGGCAACCCGGTGTTCCTGGAGACGACCGACGGGCAGCTCCTGTACGCGGCCGGAGCCGGACCCGAGGGCGCGGATCCGCTCCAGGTGTGGGAGGGGCTGCGCGGCCCGCACAAGGACGCGCCGCCGCCCGCCGGTTCGGTGCTGGTGGACGTGCCCGGGGGCGGGCCGGGGGCGGGTTCGGTGCGCGCCCGGCTCGTGCTGCTGCCCGTGCGCGGCCCTCTCGCACCGGTGCACCGGATCGCCGCCGAGCGGGCGGCCGGGATCCTGGCCGTGGTGCTGATGCAGGCCCGCCAGGAGGAGGAGCTCGCGGCGCGCGGCCGGGGCGATTTCCTGACCGACCTCGCCGAGGGCCGGATCGCCGCGGAGGACGCCCCGGCGCAGGCCCGCGTCCTCGGCTTCCGGCCCGGCGCAGGCCCGCTGCTCCCGGTCGTGATGCGGCTGGGCGACGGCATCGCCCCCGGTGGGGGCTGGGCGGTGCTGGCGCGGGCGGTCGCGGAGGAGCTGGCGTCGGTGGGCGTGCCGGTGCTGCTGGGCGTACGGCCGGTGGAGGGCCGGGTGCCGTTGCTGCTGGGTCTGCGGTCGGAGTCGGAGCGGTCGGCGGTCGCGGACCGGGTCGCGGCGGCCCTGCGGGCCGGGGTGGAACGGGCCGGGATGCAGCGCCCCGGGGCCCAGCCGCCGGTGGTGGTCGTCGGGGTCGCGGGCGGCTGGGCGGCCGCCTCGGCGAGCCTCAGACACGCGGCGGAGACGGCGACCGCCGCGCAGGGCCTGCCGGACCGCCCCTGGTACGACGCCCGCCGCCTGGACATCGACCTGCTGCTGTGGCGGCTGCGCGAACACCCCGACCTGGCGGCCTTCGTGGACCGCGCGATCGGCCCGGTCCGCGACCACGACCAGCGCTCCAAGCCGCCCCTGCTGCCCACCCTGGAGACCTACCTGGCACATGCGGGCCGCAAGGCGGAGACGGCCCGCGAGCTGCACCTGAACCGCCAGACGCTGTACAACCGCCTGGCCCGCATCGGCGAGTTGCTCGGCACCGACCTCGACGACCCGCAGACGGTCCTGGCGTTGAGCCTGGCGCTCCGGGCACGGCGTCACGTGCCGTAGTCCTGAGGCTTTTGGCCGTCGGCCCGGTCGGCCGTCGGCTCAGATCATCGGCCGGGGCTGCGTCAGCTCGTCGTAGACGCTGAGGACCTGGGCGACGGTCTCGTCCTCGGTGGGCCAGGTGGCCGCCTGCCGGGTGCCCATGTCCCGGAGGAGTTCGCAGCGTTCGGGATCGCCGAGGAGTCGTACGACGGCGGCGGCGAAGGCCTGCGCGTCGTCGGGCGGTACCAGTTCGGCCGCGTCGCCCACGAGTTCGCGGATGCCGCCCGCCAGGGCCGCGACGAGCGGCACGCGCGCGTGCAGGGCCTCCTGCGCCAGGACCGACCGTGACTCCCCGCCGCCCGGAAGCAGCGCGAGGTCGGCGGCGGCGAGCAGCTCGCTCACGTCCTCGCGCCGCCCGAGCAGCCGGATCGGCAGGTCCTCGTCCTCGATACGGCGCTGGAGCTCCGCCCGCTGCGGACCCTCCCCCGCGACCACGACCAGGGGCACGGCGTCCAGCCGGCGCCACGCGCGCGAGGCGTCCAGCAGGAGGTCGTATCCGCGGTGGCGGTCCAGGGAGCCGACCGCCATGAGCAACGGGCGCCCGATGGCGCCGAGTTCGGCCCGCAGCTTGGAGACCGGCCGCTCGGACTCCTCATGGCCCTCGCTCCGGCGGGGCCCGCGCAGCGCCACGGCGGCGAGCCGCGCGTCGCGTGCGCCCGTCCGGCGGGCCCGGTCCACGAGGTCCGAGGTGGTGCCGAGGACCACGGCGGCCGTCCTCGCGACCCGCCGTTCCAGCAGCCGCAGCAGATGGGCCCGGGCCCCTTCGGCGTGCGCCCGGTTGTGCCAGGTGACGACGAGCGGGGTGCCTCGGCCGCTGAGGGCGAGGACGGCCCGGAAGGAGGCGTGCAGGCCGTGCGCGTGGACGAGGTCGGCGTCCGTGCAGGCCGCCCGGAGCACCGCCACCGACCCCGGATCGCTGCTGCGCGGCACGTGCACGTGTTCTGCTCCGGCGCCCGTGAAGTCGTGGGCGCGATCGGCCTCGGCCGGGGCGCACACGGTCACTCGTACGCCCCGTGCGACGAGCCCCGCGGCCAGGGAGCGCACGTGCGCGCTGCTGCCGGCGTTCCCGCCGCCCAGCACCTGCACGGTGCGCAGCGGCGACTGGCCGTGCGGTGAGTGGCTGCTCACGTGGCCGGGGCTCCTGGTTCGGCGTCGGACGGTCACGAAGAAACGTACAGAAGGACCGGGCGGAGGGGTGGACCGCTGACGTTCCTCCACGTACTACGCCCAAGGATGCCAGCACGCACGGGTGTTCCGTGCCGCCGAGCGCCCCGGCACCCGGTCACAGCACCCCCCGCATCACCCACACGGGTGAGTGAAGTCGGGGTTCCGTTCGATTACCTGAGTTTCGGTCACCCGAGGGCGGGTCCTCGCCGCCTCGCTCACCTGCTCCCCGTACACCGCGGCGGTCACGACGGCGGCGGCGTGCGCGACCAGCCCCGCGCGCCCGTTGCCGGCCACCACCGCCGCCCCGAGCAGCGCGCCCAGCGCGTGCGCCCCGCTGTCGCCGAGCATCTCCCGCCCGGCC
Coding sequences within it:
- a CDS encoding glycosyltransferase family 4 protein, which gives rise to MSSHSPHGQSPLRTVQVLGGGNAGSSAHVRSLAAGLVARGVRVTVCAPAEADRAHDFTGAGAEHVHVPRSSDPGSVAVLRAACTDADLVHAHGLHASFRAVLALSGRGTPLVVTWHNRAHAEGARAHLLRLLERRVARTAAVVLGTTSDLVDRARRTGARDARLAAVALRGPRRSEGHEESERPVSKLRAELGAIGRPLLMAVGSLDRHRGYDLLLDASRAWRRLDAVPLVVVAGEGPQRAELQRRIEDEDLPIRLLGRREDVSELLAAADLALLPGGGESRSVLAQEALHARVPLVAALAGGIRELVGDAAELVPPDDAQAFAAAVVRLLGDPERCELLRDMGTRQAATWPTEDETVAQVLSVYDELTQPRPMI
- a CDS encoding PucR family transcriptional regulator, with protein sequence MDSRTDHRFDSQGAGITVQRALELPGLRSGLPEILAGADRLGRTVRWVHAGEVPNIASLLKGGELLLTTGYGLGTRPAEQRVFVRTLAERGIAALVIELGPRFTRLPAALVETARATGLPLVQLHREVPFVTVTEEIHTEIVNGHYALLQRAEEVHRRCTEALLGGGGIPQVLGILADFSGNPVFLETTDGQLLYAAGAGPEGADPLQVWEGLRGPHKDAPPPAGSVLVDVPGGGPGAGSVRARLVLLPVRGPLAPVHRIAAERAAGILAVVLMQARQEEELAARGRGDFLTDLAEGRIAAEDAPAQARVLGFRPGAGPLLPVVMRLGDGIAPGGGWAVLARAVAEELASVGVPVLLGVRPVEGRVPLLLGLRSESERSAVADRVAAALRAGVERAGMQRPGAQPPVVVVGVAGGWAAASASLRHAAETATAAQGLPDRPWYDARRLDIDLLLWRLREHPDLAAFVDRAIGPVRDHDQRSKPPLLPTLETYLAHAGRKAETARELHLNRQTLYNRLARIGELLGTDLDDPQTVLALSLALRARRHVP